The following are from one region of the Pseudomonas putida genome:
- the bcsR gene encoding cellulose biosynthesis protein BcsR, which translates to MITGKADPADRSDDIAQLRQHLDMPDLNYQDISLLVGVQQALQRWPLLGESCRASAQGTLYATAPQREVLSP; encoded by the coding sequence ATGATCACTGGCAAGGCAGACCCTGCCGACCGCAGCGACGATATCGCCCAGTTGCGCCAGCACCTGGACATGCCGGACCTGAACTATCAGGACATCTCCTTGCTGGTGGGCGTCCAGCAGGCTCTGCAGCGCTGGCCGCTGCTGGGCGAAAGCTGCCGGGCCAGCGCCCAGGGCACGTTGTACGCGACGGCGCCACAGCGCGAGGTGCTGTCGCCATGA
- the bcsQ gene encoding cellulose biosynthesis protein BcsQ yields the protein MTSLALHGVRGGLGRSALLAALGYALQGAGERVLLVDLCPSNLLGLHFNLPLDTREGWAHAEREGRPFSDALYEVLDGLSLMPFGNLPAGMRPPLPDAEAWRARQAELGEHFDWLLFDLPQLPADAAGQHVQTDVRVLVAEAEMASHLLLGRRPVEQYDLLLVNRYDPASRLQSDLLMVWRDLFRDRLPIQVVHRDEAFLEALACKAPLGHYAPQSLACRDVQSLAVRCLTRRRT from the coding sequence ATGACCAGCCTGGCGTTGCATGGGGTACGTGGTGGCCTGGGGCGCAGTGCCTTGCTGGCCGCGCTGGGCTATGCGTTGCAGGGGGCAGGGGAGCGGGTGCTGCTGGTCGACCTGTGCCCAAGCAACCTGCTCGGGCTGCACTTCAACCTGCCGCTCGACACGCGCGAGGGCTGGGCGCATGCCGAGCGGGAAGGGCGGCCGTTCAGCGATGCCTTGTACGAGGTGCTCGATGGCCTGAGCCTGATGCCGTTCGGCAATTTGCCTGCCGGTATGCGGCCGCCGTTGCCCGACGCTGAAGCCTGGCGCGCTCGCCAGGCCGAGCTGGGCGAACACTTCGACTGGTTGCTGTTCGACCTGCCGCAGCTGCCGGCCGATGCCGCTGGCCAGCATGTCCAGACTGATGTGCGGGTATTGGTGGCCGAGGCCGAAATGGCCAGCCATCTGCTGCTCGGTCGCCGCCCGGTCGAGCAGTACGACCTGCTGCTGGTCAACCGCTACGACCCGGCCAGCCGCTTGCAGAGCGACCTGCTGATGGTGTGGCGCGACCTGTTCCGTGATCGCCTGCCGATTCAGGTGGTGCACCGCGACGAGGCCTTCCTCGAGGCCCTGGCGTGCAAGGCACCGCTTGGCCATTACGCGCCGCAGAGCCTGGCTTGCCGGGACGTGCAGAGCCTGGCGGTGCGCTGCCTGACGAGGCGCCGGACGTGA
- a CDS encoding ABC transporter permease codes for MSAAKLHSSAWGYGLSSPALLLFLALLVLPLGLTVLLSFNAFDYGSGIQAGQYTLNHYLSLVTDTYYYEIFFRTFWISALVTLLCVLIGIPEALVLSRMGAPWRSIFLILVLTPLLISVVVRAFGWSLLLGADGLVNQGITALGGQPVKLLYTPFAVIIGLVHVMLPFMIIPVWTSLQKLDPAAEQAALSLGASQWTVFRRIVLPQIMPGVLSGTLIVFGLAASSFAIPGLLGGRRLKMVATMIYDQYLAELNWPMGATIAVALLLINLLVMLSWNRLVERRYKRALGV; via the coding sequence ATGAGTGCGGCAAAGCTGCACAGCAGCGCCTGGGGCTACGGCCTGAGCAGCCCGGCCCTGCTGTTGTTCCTGGCTTTGCTGGTGCTGCCGCTGGGGCTGACCGTGCTGCTGTCGTTCAACGCCTTCGACTACGGCAGCGGCATCCAGGCCGGCCAGTACACACTTAACCATTATCTGAGCCTGGTGACCGACACCTACTACTACGAGATCTTCTTCCGCACCTTCTGGATCAGCGCCCTGGTTACCTTGCTGTGCGTGCTGATCGGCATTCCCGAGGCCTTGGTGCTCAGCCGCATGGGCGCGCCGTGGCGCTCGATCTTCCTGATCCTGGTGCTGACACCACTGCTGATTTCGGTGGTGGTGCGAGCCTTCGGCTGGAGTTTGCTGCTGGGCGCCGACGGCCTGGTCAACCAGGGCATCACTGCCCTCGGCGGGCAGCCGGTGAAGCTGCTGTATACGCCATTTGCAGTGATCATCGGCCTGGTCCACGTGATGCTGCCGTTCATGATCATCCCGGTATGGACCTCGCTGCAGAAGCTCGACCCGGCCGCCGAACAGGCCGCATTGTCATTGGGCGCCAGCCAATGGACGGTGTTCCGCCGCATCGTGCTGCCACAGATCATGCCCGGCGTGCTGTCGGGCACGCTGATCGTGTTCGGCCTGGCCGCCAGCTCGTTCGCCATCCCCGGCCTGCTGGGTGGGCGCCGGCTGAAGATGGTCGCCACCATGATCTACGACCAGTACCTGGCCGAACTGAACTGGCCGATGGGCGCCACCATCGCCGTGGCCTTGCTGCTGATCAACCTGCTGGTGATGCTCAGCTGGAACCGGCTGGTCGAACGCCGCTACAAACGCGCACTTGGAGTCTGA
- a CDS encoding BcsE family c-di-GMP-binding protein: MACDNAEDATLLCRQVVGGLPEPVRAALVADAQAMADVLGALDAAQGPAELALYEAAPQAVLHLVDDLPRIDAAGRVLVLLAPAEAWGSGHVERWCNTLRPVLLAEAALLLVISSGQSAGLVERLRAFNQGVDGLAQVYRGKGGVRYLQHFWSNPLGKTGTRDVELARFETGFAAAGAPQSPADTGGDELLCLAQRPVLEGAPAFSEHWQVCESLEELGAKASLAVSATVIFAMDGGQRLDNLARQLHRLRQLRGSALKLVVREMAPTLRYQDEQLLLACGASQIVPFGASLSRFLTMVESIQGYLWRRHLPGDFDALLTRLRPLAICGLVAPRAFAEAVQTMWHGMRNGEIVHQLLVLRPAPGLTPLQACSRTVFRRDGDIACVVGDVLFLFLFACRSEGVEQALDHIFQFVVERAVHQPGGACRCR; encoded by the coding sequence TTGGCCTGTGACAACGCAGAAGACGCCACCTTGCTCTGCCGCCAAGTGGTCGGGGGCCTGCCCGAGCCTGTTCGGGCAGCCTTGGTCGCCGATGCGCAAGCCATGGCTGACGTGCTGGGTGCGCTCGATGCCGCGCAGGGCCCTGCCGAACTGGCGCTGTACGAAGCCGCCCCGCAAGCCGTGCTGCATCTGGTCGATGACCTGCCGCGTATCGACGCGGCCGGGCGCGTGCTGGTGCTGCTGGCGCCCGCCGAAGCCTGGGGTAGCGGCCACGTTGAACGCTGGTGCAATACGCTGCGCCCGGTGTTGTTGGCTGAGGCCGCGCTATTGCTGGTCATCAGCAGCGGCCAGAGCGCCGGGCTGGTTGAGCGCCTGCGCGCCTTCAACCAGGGCGTCGATGGCCTGGCCCAGGTGTACCGCGGCAAAGGCGGGGTCCGCTACCTGCAGCATTTCTGGAGCAACCCGCTCGGCAAAACCGGCACACGTGACGTGGAACTGGCGCGTTTTGAAACGGGCTTTGCTGCTGCCGGGGCGCCACAGTCCCCCGCCGACACCGGTGGCGACGAGCTGCTGTGCCTGGCCCAGCGCCCGGTGCTGGAAGGCGCGCCAGCCTTCTCCGAGCACTGGCAGGTCTGCGAGAGCCTTGAAGAACTGGGTGCCAAAGCCAGCCTGGCGGTTTCCGCCACCGTCATCTTCGCCATGGACGGCGGGCAGCGCCTGGATAACCTGGCGCGCCAACTGCACCGCTTGCGCCAGTTGCGTGGCAGTGCCCTGAAGCTGGTGGTGCGCGAGATGGCGCCGACCCTGCGCTATCAGGATGAACAGTTGTTGCTGGCCTGCGGGGCCAGCCAGATCGTGCCGTTCGGCGCCAGCCTGTCACGCTTCCTGACCATGGTCGAGAGCATCCAGGGTTACCTCTGGCGCCGGCACCTGCCAGGCGATTTCGATGCCTTGCTCACACGCCTGCGGCCGCTGGCCATCTGTGGGCTGGTGGCGCCGCGCGCGTTCGCCGAAGCCGTGCAGACCATGTGGCACGGCATGCGCAACGGCGAAATTGTCCACCAGTTGCTGGTGTTGCGCCCGGCCCCTGGCCTGACCCCGCTGCAAGCCTGCTCGCGCACGGTGTTCCGCCGCGACGGTGACATCGCCTGCGTGGTCGGCGATGTGCTGTTCCTGTTCCTGTTCGCCTGCCGCTCCGAAGGTGTCGAGCAAGCCCTTGACCATATCTTCCAGTTTGTCGTGGAAAGAGCTGTTCATCAGCCAGGAGGTGCTTGCCGGTGTCGATAG
- a CDS encoding FAD-dependent oxidoreductase — translation MKLIEVDAIIVGGGIIGSSAALTLARAGQQVALLERDFCGSHSSGVNYGGVRRQGRSLAQLPLSMRAHAIWGNLREWIGIDGEYARSGHLKLARSETDFDALKAYARRTEAFDLRLQLLERRELRQRFPWVGDIAVGASYCPEDGHANPRLVSPAFAQAARRSGAQVQEQCTVLEVGHDGHRFSVHTSSGQCFKAPWLLNCAGAWSAQLAEQFGEPVPLTAAHPAMLVTEPLPLFMTASTGVEGGGIYARQVARGNCVLGGGRGFALTPTTARPGQAAVLDILRNATELYPALAGAQAIRTWSGTEGYLPDDEPVLGPSLYQPGLLHGFGFAGAGFQIGPAAGEALAQCILHGAPAISLAAFSINRFQPNHHKENLS, via the coding sequence ATGAAGCTGATCGAAGTGGACGCCATCATCGTCGGCGGCGGCATCATCGGCAGCAGCGCTGCCCTGACCCTGGCCCGCGCGGGCCAGCAGGTGGCATTGCTGGAACGCGACTTCTGCGGCTCGCACTCCAGCGGGGTGAACTATGGCGGCGTGCGCCGCCAGGGCCGCTCGTTGGCCCAGCTGCCATTGTCGATGCGCGCCCATGCCATCTGGGGCAATCTGCGCGAATGGATCGGCATCGATGGCGAATACGCACGCAGCGGCCACCTGAAGCTGGCACGCAGTGAAACCGACTTCGATGCCTTGAAGGCCTATGCCCGGCGCACCGAGGCTTTTGACTTGCGCCTGCAACTGCTTGAACGACGCGAACTGCGCCAGCGCTTCCCCTGGGTAGGCGATATCGCCGTCGGCGCCTCGTACTGCCCCGAGGACGGCCACGCCAACCCACGGCTGGTGTCACCGGCCTTCGCCCAGGCGGCCAGACGCAGCGGCGCCCAGGTGCAGGAGCAGTGCACGGTACTGGAGGTGGGCCACGACGGCCACCGCTTCAGCGTGCACACCAGCAGCGGCCAATGTTTCAAGGCACCCTGGCTGTTGAATTGCGCTGGCGCCTGGTCGGCGCAACTGGCCGAGCAATTCGGCGAACCAGTGCCGCTGACCGCCGCCCACCCGGCCATGCTGGTCACCGAGCCGCTGCCGCTGTTCATGACCGCCAGCACCGGGGTCGAAGGCGGCGGCATCTACGCCCGCCAGGTGGCGCGTGGCAACTGCGTGCTGGGCGGCGGGCGCGGTTTTGCCCTGACCCCGACCACCGCGCGCCCGGGCCAGGCCGCAGTGCTGGATATCCTGCGCAACGCCACCGAACTGTACCCGGCACTGGCCGGCGCCCAGGCCATTCGCACCTGGAGCGGTACCGAGGGCTATCTGCCCGATGACGAACCGGTGCTGGGCCCCAGCCTGTACCAGCCTGGCCTGCTGCATGGCTTCGGCTTTGCCGGTGCCGGCTTCCAGATTGGCCCGGCCGCCGGTGAAGCATTGGCGCAATGCATCCTGCACGGCGCGCCGGCAATCAGCCTGGCGGCCTTTTCCATCAACCGCTTTCAGCCCAACCACCACAAGGAAAACCTGTCATGA
- a CDS encoding ABC transporter ATP-binding protein, which translates to MLRIFERRLDPFPPDEVPPPPMGLLRFMWACTRGARGYILALALLSAGVSIYEAWLFAFLGQVVDLLSAWQAGGTVGPEETRVLWGIGIVLLVSIGLVALRTMVQHQVLAINLPLRLRWDFHRLMLRQSLSFFSDEFSGRVTTKVMQTALAVRDVLFTLIEILPGIGVYFIAIIALAGGFALNLMLPFIAWVVLFGLAMLYFVPRLGKVGQEQANARSSMTGRVSDAYTNITTVKLFSHANREAHFARAAMEDFKQTGFRQMRLVSQFEIVNQALVVGLIIAAGGYALWLWHQGQVGTGAVAAITAMALRINGMSHWIMWEITSLFENIGTVQDGMATLTRGPKVKDAPDAVELVTTGGAVSFDKVSFNYNGERQVLDGLSLHICAGEKVGLVGRSGAGKSTLINLLLRFYDVDRGEIRIDGQNVAKVTQDSLRGAIGMVTQDTSLLHRSIRDNIAYGRPDATEAQIRAAAANAQADGFISQLSDRQGNTGYDTLVGERGIKLSGGQRQRIAIARVMLKNAPILLLDEATSALDSEVEVAIQESLDEMMKGKTVIAIAHRLSTIAAMDRLIVMDEGRIIEQGTHAELLAKKGTYARLWQHQSGGFLGEDQGVAEVME; encoded by the coding sequence ATGCTTCGCATCTTTGAGCGCAGGCTCGACCCCTTCCCCCCTGACGAGGTGCCACCGCCCCCGATGGGCCTGTTGCGCTTCATGTGGGCCTGTACCCGCGGCGCCCGTGGCTACATCCTGGCACTGGCATTGCTCAGTGCCGGCGTATCGATCTACGAAGCCTGGCTGTTCGCCTTCCTTGGCCAGGTAGTCGACCTGCTCTCGGCCTGGCAGGCCGGCGGCACCGTTGGCCCAGAAGAAACCCGTGTGCTGTGGGGTATCGGCATCGTCCTGCTGGTCAGCATCGGGCTGGTGGCGCTACGTACCATGGTTCAGCATCAGGTACTGGCGATCAACTTGCCGCTGCGGCTGCGCTGGGACTTCCATCGGCTGATGCTGCGCCAGAGCTTGTCGTTCTTCTCTGACGAGTTTTCCGGCCGGGTGACCACCAAGGTGATGCAGACGGCGCTAGCAGTACGTGATGTGTTGTTCACCCTCATAGAAATCCTGCCCGGGATCGGCGTGTACTTCATCGCGATCATTGCCTTGGCCGGTGGCTTTGCCCTGAACCTGATGTTGCCGTTCATTGCCTGGGTCGTGCTGTTCGGCCTGGCCATGCTGTATTTCGTACCGCGCCTGGGCAAAGTCGGCCAGGAGCAGGCCAATGCCCGCTCGTCGATGACCGGGCGGGTTTCCGACGCCTACACCAACATCACCACGGTGAAACTGTTCTCGCACGCCAATCGCGAAGCGCATTTTGCGCGCGCCGCCATGGAGGACTTCAAGCAGACCGGCTTTCGCCAGATGCGCCTGGTCAGCCAGTTCGAAATCGTCAACCAGGCGCTGGTGGTGGGCTTGATCATTGCGGCTGGCGGCTATGCACTGTGGTTGTGGCACCAAGGCCAGGTCGGCACCGGGGCGGTGGCGGCGATTACCGCCATGGCCTTGCGTATCAACGGCATGTCGCACTGGATCATGTGGGAAATCACCTCGCTGTTCGAAAACATCGGCACCGTGCAGGACGGCATGGCCACCCTCACCCGCGGCCCCAAGGTGAAGGATGCGCCGGACGCTGTTGAGCTGGTAACTACGGGGGGCGCGGTGAGCTTCGACAAGGTCAGCTTCAACTACAACGGCGAGCGCCAGGTGCTAGACGGCCTGAGCCTGCACATCTGCGCGGGCGAAAAAGTCGGCCTGGTCGGCCGCTCCGGCGCCGGCAAGTCCACCTTGATCAACCTGCTGCTGCGCTTCTATGACGTGGACCGTGGTGAAATCCGCATCGACGGGCAGAACGTGGCCAAGGTCACCCAGGACAGCCTGCGTGGCGCCATCGGCATGGTCACTCAGGACACTTCGCTGCTGCACCGCTCGATTCGCGACAACATCGCCTACGGCCGCCCCGATGCGACCGAGGCGCAGATCCGCGCCGCTGCGGCCAATGCCCAGGCCGATGGCTTCATCAGCCAACTCAGCGACCGCCAGGGCAACACCGGTTACGACACCTTGGTGGGAGAGCGCGGCATCAAGCTGTCTGGCGGCCAGCGCCAGCGCATCGCCATTGCCCGGGTGATGCTGAAGAACGCACCGATCCTGCTGCTGGACGAAGCCACCAGTGCGCTGGACTCGGAAGTGGAGGTGGCCATTCAGGAGAGCCTGGATGAAATGATGAAGGGCAAGACCGTCATCGCCATCGCCCACCGGTTGTCGACGATTGCGGCCATGGACCGGCTGATCGTGATGGATGAAGGGCGCATCATCGAGCAAGGCACCCATGCGGAACTGCTGGCGAAAAAGGGTACTTATGCGCGCTTGTGGCAGCACCAGAGTGGTGGGTTCCTGGGTGAGGACCAAGGTGTGGCCGAGGTGATGGAGTAG
- a CDS encoding ABC transporter ATP-binding protein, with product MTFLLIDKLCKRYGATEAVASSSLAIEKGEFVSLLGPSGCGKTTTLQMIAGFVEVTSGRIVLDGRDITHAKPASRGLGVVFQSYALFPHMTVRDNVAFGLRMRKVANADIARRVDQALALVRLDKHAERYPRELSGGQRQRVALARALVIEPPVLLLDEPLSNLDAHLREEMQFEICRIQNEVGITTLMVTHDQAEALSISDRVVVMEAGRITQVDDPYRLYEHPGTPFISDFVGKANRLRGVTGPGGQPQANAQGPLTLSLRPEKISLGPAGSGKLAGRISCRYFLGSQWLYRVDTALGNLAVVSANDGSTPLDEGAQVGLDWNDALLRVLNAGEVAA from the coding sequence ATGACCTTTCTGTTGATCGACAAGCTTTGCAAGCGCTATGGCGCCACGGAGGCAGTGGCCAGCTCGTCACTGGCCATCGAAAAAGGCGAGTTCGTCTCTCTGCTGGGCCCTTCGGGCTGCGGCAAGACCACCACCCTGCAAATGATTGCCGGCTTCGTCGAGGTCACCAGCGGCCGCATTGTCCTCGACGGCCGCGACATCACCCACGCCAAGCCGGCCAGCCGAGGCCTGGGCGTGGTGTTCCAGAGCTATGCACTATTCCCGCACATGACCGTGCGCGACAACGTCGCCTTCGGCCTGCGCATGCGCAAGGTGGCCAACGCCGACATCGCCCGTCGGGTCGACCAGGCCCTGGCGCTGGTGCGCCTGGACAAGCATGCCGAGCGCTACCCACGCGAGCTCTCCGGCGGCCAGCGCCAGCGTGTGGCCCTGGCCCGCGCGCTGGTGATCGAACCGCCGGTGCTGCTGCTGGACGAACCGCTGTCCAACCTGGACGCCCACCTGCGTGAAGAAATGCAGTTCGAGATCTGCCGCATCCAGAACGAGGTCGGCATTACCACCTTGATGGTCACCCACGACCAGGCCGAGGCCTTGTCGATCAGCGACCGGGTGGTGGTGATGGAAGCCGGGCGCATCACCCAGGTCGATGACCCTTACCGCCTCTACGAACACCCGGGTACACCTTTCATTTCCGACTTTGTGGGCAAGGCCAACCGCCTGCGCGGCGTAACCGGCCCCGGTGGGCAACCACAGGCCAATGCCCAGGGCCCACTGACCCTCAGCCTGCGCCCGGAGAAGATCAGCCTGGGCCCGGCCGGCAGCGGCAAGCTGGCAGGCCGCATCAGCTGCCGCTACTTCCTCGGCAGCCAATGGCTGTACCGGGTCGACACCGCCCTGGGCAACCTGGCCGTGGTTAGTGCCAACGACGGCAGCACACCGCTGGATGAAGGCGCCCAGGTCGGCCTGGACTGGAACGATGCCCTGCTGCGGGTGCTGAACGCTGGCGAGGTGGCGGCATGA
- a CDS encoding IclR family transcriptional regulator, which produces MDSDKRNEQAREVGVSAVSRLFAVLRALGECGGEGEKVSQLAQRVGLAQPTTHRLLRSLIEEGMVDQCATTKRYRLSLDFFALAAKAGQVGNLRDVVRPSLLRLSASLGDSLFLLARSGFDAVCLDRSEGPYPIRTFTGDIGGRVALGVGQGSLAILAFLPEEERDEVIRYNLPRLKDFHHYDEVMLRAEIDNVRSLGYAGRNTGVLDGMAGLAVPILDRNGHAVAALSVATISDRLGPNRMPTVVALLKREAAAIGERVNPFDPVLRRPSHVFG; this is translated from the coding sequence ATGGATTCCGATAAACGAAACGAGCAAGCCAGGGAAGTGGGTGTCAGTGCGGTGTCCCGTTTGTTTGCCGTATTGCGGGCGCTGGGTGAATGCGGCGGTGAGGGTGAGAAGGTCAGCCAGCTGGCACAGCGGGTGGGCCTGGCACAACCCACCACCCACCGCCTGCTGCGCAGCCTGATTGAAGAAGGCATGGTCGACCAGTGCGCTACCACCAAGCGTTACCGGCTGAGCCTGGATTTTTTTGCCCTGGCGGCCAAGGCCGGGCAAGTTGGCAACCTGCGCGATGTGGTGCGCCCCAGCCTGCTGCGGCTATCGGCGTCGCTGGGCGATTCGCTGTTCCTGCTGGCGCGTTCGGGGTTCGATGCGGTGTGCCTGGACCGCAGCGAAGGGCCATACCCGATCCGTACCTTCACAGGTGATATTGGCGGCCGTGTAGCCTTGGGGGTGGGGCAGGGCAGCCTTGCCATTCTGGCCTTCCTGCCGGAGGAGGAGCGTGACGAGGTGATCCGTTACAACTTGCCGCGTCTGAAGGATTTTCACCATTACGACGAAGTCATGCTGCGCGCCGAAATCGACAATGTGCGCAGCCTCGGCTACGCCGGGCGTAACACCGGCGTGCTCGATGGCATGGCCGGCCTGGCGGTGCCGATTCTCGATCGTAACGGCCATGCGGTGGCGGCCCTGAGCGTGGCGACCATAAGCGACCGCCTGGGGCCCAACCGCATGCCGACCGTGGTGGCGCTGCTCAAGCGCGAGGCGGCTGCGATCGGCGAGCGGGTCAACCCGTTCGACCCGGTGCTGCGCCGGCCTTCGCATGTGTTTGGTTGA
- a CDS encoding ABC transporter permease, protein MTRNGPMALSFHALVMLFMLAPLVVVCLVAFTRENTLSLPTAGFSLRWFSAVFERADFLDAFYNSLQLAALAASLATLIAVPAGLAITRYSFPGQGFLNGLLLSPIIIPHLVLGVALLRLFALLGVNGSFAWLVFAHVVVITPYVLRLVLAAAIGIDRSAEQAAQSLGAGRVTLFCKVTLPMILPGVAGGWLLAFINSFDEVTLSIFVTSPATQTLPVRMYVYATESIDPMMAAVSALVIAVTALTMVALDRVYGLDRVLVGKQ, encoded by the coding sequence ATGACCCGTAATGGCCCGATGGCCCTGTCCTTTCACGCCCTGGTGATGCTGTTCATGCTCGCCCCGCTGGTGGTGGTGTGCCTGGTGGCATTCACCCGGGAAAACACCCTGAGCCTGCCCACGGCCGGTTTCTCGCTGCGCTGGTTCAGCGCCGTTTTCGAACGTGCTGATTTCCTCGATGCGTTCTACAACAGCCTGCAACTCGCGGCCCTGGCTGCCTCGCTGGCAACCTTGATCGCCGTGCCGGCGGGCCTGGCGATCACCCGCTACAGCTTCCCCGGCCAAGGTTTCCTCAACGGCCTGCTGCTGTCGCCGATCATCATCCCGCACCTGGTGCTGGGTGTGGCCCTGCTGCGGCTGTTCGCCCTGCTGGGGGTCAATGGCAGCTTCGCCTGGCTGGTGTTCGCCCATGTGGTGGTGATCACCCCCTACGTGCTGCGCCTGGTACTGGCCGCAGCCATCGGCATCGACCGCAGCGCCGAACAGGCCGCGCAAAGCCTGGGGGCTGGCCGGGTCACGCTGTTCTGCAAGGTCACCCTGCCGATGATCCTGCCCGGTGTGGCCGGCGGCTGGCTGCTGGCGTTCATCAACAGCTTCGACGAAGTGACCCTGTCGATCTTCGTCACCTCGCCCGCCACGCAGACCCTGCCAGTGCGCATGTACGTATACGCCACCGAATCCATCGACCCGATGATGGCCGCCGTATCGGCGCTGGTGATCGCCGTCACGGCCCTGACCATGGTCGCCCTGGACCGGGTATATGGCCTGGACCGCGTACTGGTAGGCAAGCAATGA
- a CDS encoding (2Fe-2S)-binding protein has product MPLFKRVAEHDREPLPFLLDGQPANGMRGDTLLTAILTNAGHLRGSDFSAEPRAGFCLMGACQDCWVRLQDGRRVRACSTFLEPGQCVTRDPGRQP; this is encoded by the coding sequence ATGCCTCTGTTCAAGCGCGTGGCCGAACACGACCGTGAGCCGCTGCCCTTTCTGCTCGACGGCCAACCGGCCAACGGCATGCGCGGCGATACCCTGTTGACCGCCATCCTGACCAATGCCGGGCACCTGCGCGGCAGCGATTTCAGCGCCGAGCCACGCGCCGGCTTCTGCCTGATGGGCGCTTGCCAGGACTGCTGGGTACGCCTGCAGGATGGCCGTCGGGTACGCGCCTGCTCGACGTTCCTGGAACCGGGCCAGTGCGTGACCCGCGACCCGGGGCGCCAGCCATGA
- the bcsF gene encoding cellulose biosynthesis protein BcsF yields MNFVQLLQVIGITALVTLALALLLSRLRATLRDKLRRRLPPRYLKPRGVRHRAARQDPRND; encoded by the coding sequence ATGAACTTCGTGCAACTGCTGCAAGTGATCGGCATCACGGCGCTGGTCACCTTGGCGCTTGCCCTGCTGCTGTCGCGCCTGCGTGCCACGCTGCGCGACAAGTTGCGCCGCCGCCTGCCACCCCGTTACCTGAAACCGCGGGGTGTACGCCACCGCGCTGCACGCCAGGACCCCCGTAATGACTAA
- a CDS encoding FAD/NAD(P)-binding oxidoreductase, with product MSAIVIIGAGPAGIRAAQTLVAHGVRPVLLDEASRGGGQIYRQQPANFHRPAKALYGFEADKAQALHSTLEQLRKQIDYRPETLVWNAEGQVLDTLQQGQLADRLAFDRVIVATGATDRVLPIPGWTLPGVYTLGAAQIALKFQGCAIGERVVLAGSGPLLYLVAYQYAKAGAMVSAVLDTSPFSAQVRALPRLLLQPGTFAKGLYYRAWLARKGVPVHQGVVLLGIDGEQRASGIRWSHNGQQYELACDAVAFAHALRSETQLADLLGCQFAWSALNRAWLPVRDAQGRASSPGVYLAGDGAGILGADGAEMSGELAALTLLADLGKPGNLQRQQQLEKRLATLQRFRQGLEQAFPFPEQWARQAPDQLTVCRCEQISAGEIRATVRAGHWEINRVKAMCRVGMGRCQGRVCGAAAAELIACESGRAIDQVGRLRGQAPVKPLPFGLEIKP from the coding sequence ATGAGTGCAATCGTGATCATCGGCGCCGGCCCGGCCGGCATCCGCGCCGCGCAAACCTTGGTGGCCCACGGCGTACGCCCGGTACTGCTGGACGAGGCCAGCCGTGGCGGCGGGCAGATCTACCGCCAGCAGCCAGCCAACTTTCACCGCCCGGCCAAAGCCTTGTATGGCTTCGAGGCCGACAAGGCCCAGGCCCTGCACAGCACCCTTGAACAGTTGCGCAAGCAGATCGACTACCGCCCCGAAACCCTGGTGTGGAACGCCGAGGGGCAGGTGCTGGATACCCTGCAGCAGGGGCAGCTGGCCGACCGCCTGGCGTTCGACCGGGTGATCGTCGCCACCGGTGCCACCGACCGGGTGTTGCCGATACCCGGCTGGACCCTGCCCGGCGTCTATACCTTGGGCGCTGCGCAAATCGCCCTGAAATTCCAGGGCTGCGCGATCGGTGAACGGGTGGTGCTGGCTGGCAGCGGGCCGCTGCTGTACCTGGTGGCGTACCAGTACGCCAAGGCCGGCGCTATGGTCAGCGCGGTGCTCGACACCTCGCCGTTCAGCGCCCAGGTACGTGCCCTGCCACGCCTGCTGCTGCAACCGGGCACCTTTGCCAAGGGCCTTTACTATCGCGCCTGGCTGGCCCGCAAGGGTGTACCGGTGCACCAGGGCGTGGTCCTGCTGGGTATCGACGGCGAGCAACGCGCCAGCGGGATACGCTGGTCGCACAATGGCCAGCAATATGAACTGGCGTGCGACGCCGTGGCATTCGCCCACGCCCTGCGCAGTGAAACCCAACTGGCCGACCTGCTGGGGTGCCAGTTCGCCTGGAGCGCGCTCAACCGCGCCTGGCTGCCAGTACGTGATGCCCAGGGCCGGGCCAGTAGCCCCGGGGTGTACCTGGCGGGCGACGGTGCTGGCATTCTCGGTGCCGACGGTGCCGAGATGAGCGGCGAACTGGCCGCCCTGACACTGCTGGCCGACCTCGGCAAGCCCGGTAACCTGCAACGCCAGCAGCAACTGGAAAAGCGCCTGGCCACCCTGCAGCGCTTCCGCCAGGGGCTGGAGCAGGCATTTCCATTTCCCGAGCAGTGGGCCCGGCAAGCCCCGGACCAGCTCACCGTGTGCCGCTGCGAGCAGATCAGCGCCGGGGAAATCCGTGCCACGGTGCGTGCCGGGCACTGGGAGATAAACCGGGTCAAAGCCATGTGCCGCGTCGGCATGGGCCGCTGCCAGGGCCGCGTGTGTGGTGCCGCTGCCGCCGAGCTGATCGCCTGCGAAAGCGGTCGGGCCATTGACCAGGTCGGGCGCCTGCGCGGTCAGGCGCCGGTCAAGCCCCTGCCCTTCGGCCTGGAGATAAAACCATGA